The following are encoded in a window of Rhizobium sp. 11515TR genomic DNA:
- a CDS encoding response regulator transcription factor, which produces MQGQQSTVYVIDDDPSVRDGLDSLLRSVGYDTHGFASPRDFLASPRSEGPACIVLDVRMPDASGLDFQDELARTGYAIPIIFLTGHGDVPMSVRAMKAGAVEFLLKPFREQDLLDAIRQALEIDRARLRKQAAEVDLHERFSTLTPREREVMALVARGLLNKQIAAEIGLSEITVKVHRGQAMRKMRADSVADLIRMADNLGLTDGKANDTAPGLR; this is translated from the coding sequence ATGCAGGGACAGCAGTCGACCGTTTACGTCATCGACGATGATCCATCCGTACGCGATGGACTGGACAGTCTATTGCGCTCCGTCGGCTATGATACGCATGGCTTTGCGTCGCCGCGGGATTTCTTGGCGTCCCCCCGGTCCGAAGGGCCAGCCTGCATCGTCCTGGACGTCAGGATGCCGGATGCGAGCGGGCTTGACTTTCAGGATGAACTTGCCCGGACGGGGTATGCAATCCCGATCATTTTTCTCACCGGACACGGCGATGTGCCGATGTCCGTCAGGGCGATGAAAGCGGGCGCGGTTGAGTTTCTTCTAAAGCCGTTTCGGGAGCAGGATCTGCTCGATGCCATCAGGCAAGCGCTCGAAATCGATCGCGCCCGCTTGCGCAAGCAGGCGGCGGAGGTCGATCTTCACGAGCGGTTTTCAACGCTCACGCCACGCGAACGTGAGGTGATGGCGCTCGTTGCGCGAGGCCTCTTGAACAAGCAGATCGCCGCCGAGATCGGCCTCAGCGAAATCACCGTCAAGGTCCATCGCGGTCAGGCCATGCGCAAGATGCGGGCCGACTCCGTTGCCGATCTCATTCGGATGGCGGATAACCTCGGCCTCACAGACGGTAAAGCCAACGATACGGCGCCTGGGCTCCGTTAA
- a CDS encoding sensor histidine kinase, translating into MRREFLKYLFEMPFLWLGITILAGLIFIGDTITDLEIAFAVLYVSVILLAVYSGRTGAIAVVGIACAALTVISYFLTSHGASQAGLINSTLSLVAIGATTYLAIRIEMLDARARQAQSELARMSRLMIVGELGTSIAHEVSQPITAIAANGSAALRWLSATPADHDEARRAIERIVADAGRAGDVIGRVRGLVARSSPSSDTIDLVEAINDVLELVRSEIRRNQILFRTELAGDLPLVAGDRVQLQQVILNLVMNAIEALAEVDAETRELLVSAAADERKVTISVRDTGDGMQAEMLDRIFEAFYTTKPKGMGMGLAISRSIIDAHGGTIYAAPNFPHGAVFGFTLPLGAKVKG; encoded by the coding sequence ATGAGGCGCGAATTTCTGAAGTATCTTTTCGAGATGCCCTTCCTTTGGCTCGGCATTACGATCCTCGCCGGCCTCATTTTCATCGGCGATACCATCACGGATCTGGAGATCGCCTTTGCCGTTCTCTATGTCTCGGTGATCTTGCTGGCGGTCTATTCCGGTCGAACCGGCGCTATCGCGGTGGTCGGGATTGCATGCGCCGCCCTGACGGTCATCAGCTATTTTTTGACGAGCCATGGCGCTTCGCAGGCCGGCCTGATCAACAGTACGCTTAGTCTGGTCGCGATCGGTGCGACCACTTACCTGGCAATCAGGATCGAAATGCTCGATGCCAGGGCGAGGCAGGCACAATCGGAGCTCGCGCGCATGTCGCGTCTCATGATCGTCGGTGAGTTGGGTACGTCGATAGCCCATGAGGTCAGCCAGCCGATCACTGCAATTGCCGCCAACGGCAGTGCCGCGCTTCGATGGCTTTCTGCAACACCGGCCGATCACGATGAAGCCCGCCGCGCCATCGAGCGAATTGTCGCGGATGCCGGGCGAGCAGGCGATGTCATTGGCCGTGTCCGCGGGCTTGTGGCGCGCTCGTCGCCATCCAGTGACACGATCGATCTGGTCGAGGCGATCAATGATGTGCTGGAACTCGTACGTAGCGAGATCCGTCGGAATCAGATTCTATTCCGTACCGAATTGGCGGGCGATCTGCCGTTGGTGGCCGGAGACCGCGTCCAGCTTCAGCAGGTGATCCTCAATCTCGTCATGAATGCGATCGAAGCTCTGGCTGAGGTCGATGCGGAAACGCGCGAATTGCTCGTCAGCGCCGCCGCGGACGAACGGAAGGTGACCATCAGCGTGCGCGATACCGGTGACGGCATGCAGGCCGAAATGCTCGACAGGATATTCGAAGCCTTTTACACGACGAAGCCGAAAGGCATGGGGATGGGACTTGCTATCAGCCGGTCCATTATCGATGCGCATGGCGGGACCATTTATGCGGCGCCGAATTTTCCGCACGGAGCCGTCTTCGGTTTTACCTTGCCGCTCGGCGCAAAGGTAAAGGGATAG
- a CDS encoding ABC transporter ATP-binding protein → MENAVISRKIDMVKNAPLVLAKQVCQAYDKGASGSLVVLENVDLQLYPNEIVGLLGRSGSGKSTLLRAIAGLIRPSNGDITFEGRPVVGPNSDVAVVFQSFALFPWLTVLQNVELGLEAQGVAPSERRKRALAAIDLIGLDGFESAYPKELSGGMRQRVGLARALVVRPKVLLMDEPFSALDVLTAETLRTDLLDLWCEGRMPIESVLMVTHNIEEAVLMCDRILIFGSNPGRVIAEIHVDLPQPRNRLDPAFRMLVEDIYARMTVKTGAPTREGLFPGTGIAMALPRVSTNLMSGLIETVAAEPYRGQADLPPLATHLHLGIDDLFPVAETLQLLRFADLEGGDIKLTAPGLRFSDSDVDERKKLFEQHLATYVPLAAHIRRVLDERPTHRAPARRFRDELEDYMSEDYADTTLKAVTNWARYAEYFAYDENADLFTLENPS, encoded by the coding sequence ATGGAAAACGCTGTCATCTCCAGGAAAATCGATATGGTAAAGAATGCGCCGCTGGTTCTCGCCAAGCAGGTGTGCCAGGCCTACGACAAGGGAGCGTCCGGCTCGCTCGTCGTACTCGAAAATGTCGATCTTCAGCTCTATCCCAATGAAATCGTCGGATTGCTCGGCCGTTCCGGCTCCGGTAAGTCCACGCTGCTGCGTGCGATTGCCGGCCTGATCCGCCCGAGCAATGGCGACATTACCTTCGAAGGCCGTCCGGTCGTCGGCCCCAACTCAGATGTCGCCGTTGTCTTCCAGAGCTTTGCGCTCTTTCCCTGGCTGACCGTATTGCAAAACGTCGAGCTAGGTCTGGAAGCGCAAGGTGTTGCGCCGTCCGAGCGGCGCAAGCGAGCGCTCGCTGCCATCGATCTCATCGGCCTCGACGGTTTCGAAAGCGCCTATCCGAAGGAGCTGTCAGGCGGCATGCGTCAGCGTGTCGGTCTTGCGCGGGCACTCGTCGTGCGGCCAAAGGTTCTGCTGATGGACGAACCCTTTTCGGCGCTCGACGTGCTGACGGCAGAAACGCTTCGCACGGATCTGCTCGATCTGTGGTGCGAGGGCCGGATGCCGATCGAGTCGGTTCTGATGGTGACCCACAATATCGAAGAAGCCGTGCTGATGTGCGACCGCATTCTGATCTTCGGATCGAATCCCGGCCGTGTGATTGCGGAGATCCATGTCGATCTGCCGCAGCCGCGCAACCGTCTCGATCCGGCCTTCCGCATGCTGGTCGAAGATATCTATGCGCGGATGACGGTGAAGACCGGCGCACCGACGCGCGAGGGCCTTTTCCCCGGTACCGGCATTGCCATGGCGCTGCCGCGCGTGTCGACCAATTTGATGTCCGGTCTGATCGAAACGGTCGCCGCTGAGCCCTATCGCGGGCAGGCCGATCTGCCGCCGCTGGCCACCCATCTGCATCTCGGCATCGATGACCTCTTTCCGGTTGCGGAAACGCTTCAACTGCTGCGTTTTGCCGATCTGGAAGGGGGTGACATCAAGCTGACGGCACCGGGATTACGTTTCTCCGACAGCGATGTCGATGAACGCAAGAAGCTCTTCGAGCAGCATCTGGCGACCTATGTGCCGCTGGCTGCGCACATTCGCCGCGTGCTCGACGAGCGGCCGACCCACCGCGCGCCTGCACGGCGCTTCCGCGATGAGCTGGAGGATTACATGTCCGAGGATTATGCCGACACCACTCTCAAGGCTGTTACGAACTGGGCCCGCTACGCGGAATATTTCGCCTATGACGAAAACGCTGATCTGTTCACGCTGGAAAACCCGAGTTGA
- a CDS encoding ABC transporter permease, which yields MVFLANDRRERSAVAALAGSRILPNGYDLAAFAFIAAAAYLMLHGVAEMRAPLAGLSTAPLSLDPTYLPEYALRTTLRMMAAIVASLIFTFVVATLAAKSRRAEKIIIPALDILQSVPVLGFLTFTVTFFMGLFPGSQLGAECASIFAIFTSQAWNMAFSFYQSLRTVPRDLDEVSRGFGLSTWQRFWRLEAPFAAPGLVWNTMMSMSGGWFFVVASEAITVGDTTVQLPGLGSWLAVAIDKQDFAAVSWAVLAMAVVILLYDQLLFRPIVAWADKFRFEQTAGQQRPRSWVYSLIRRTRLLKYVTTPLAAAWGRLMLVRLLPMSRAVARERGGQRAVSWAIDIAWYALIAVIGAWSIWDAVSYLSQTLSWADVWIAFAGGFVTLIRVVVLIAVASVIWVPIGVWIGLRPAVAERVQPLAQFLAAFPANVLFPVAVVAIVATGASPNIWLSPLMVLGTQWYILFNVIAGASAFPTDLREASSVYRLRSWAWWRRVMLPGIFPYYITGALTASGGSWNASIVAELASWGNTKLEAFGLGSYIAKATEAGDFPRVILGIVVMSIFVTLFNRTLWRPLYVFAERRMRLD from the coding sequence ATGGTTTTTCTTGCTAACGATCGACGCGAGCGTAGCGCCGTTGCTGCGTTGGCCGGCTCGCGTATCCTGCCGAATGGCTATGATCTCGCCGCATTCGCCTTCATTGCGGCTGCCGCCTATCTCATGCTTCATGGTGTAGCTGAGATGCGCGCGCCGCTGGCCGGCCTGTCCACGGCACCTCTGTCGCTCGACCCGACCTATCTGCCCGAATATGCCCTGCGGACGACTTTGCGGATGATGGCGGCCATCGTGGCCTCCCTCATCTTCACCTTCGTCGTCGCAACGCTTGCGGCAAAGAGCCGGCGCGCCGAGAAGATCATCATTCCGGCACTCGATATTCTGCAATCCGTCCCGGTGCTCGGCTTTCTGACCTTCACAGTCACCTTCTTCATGGGGCTTTTCCCAGGAAGCCAGCTTGGCGCCGAATGCGCCTCAATCTTTGCGATCTTCACTAGCCAGGCGTGGAACATGGCTTTCTCCTTCTATCAGTCGCTGCGGACGGTTCCGCGCGATCTCGATGAGGTTAGCCGTGGTTTCGGTCTGTCGACATGGCAGCGCTTCTGGCGGCTGGAAGCTCCCTTTGCCGCGCCCGGCCTCGTCTGGAATACGATGATGTCGATGTCCGGTGGTTGGTTCTTCGTGGTTGCATCCGAAGCGATCACGGTAGGTGACACGACGGTGCAGCTTCCAGGCCTGGGTTCGTGGCTGGCGGTTGCCATCGACAAGCAGGATTTCGCCGCGGTGAGCTGGGCTGTGCTCGCTATGGCAGTCGTCATCCTTCTTTACGACCAACTGCTTTTCCGCCCGATCGTCGCTTGGGCAGACAAGTTCCGCTTTGAGCAGACGGCCGGACAGCAGAGGCCGCGCTCCTGGGTTTATTCGCTGATCCGTCGCACGCGTCTCCTGAAATACGTGACCACACCTTTGGCCGCTGCATGGGGTCGGCTGATGCTCGTGCGGTTGCTGCCGATGTCGCGAGCCGTCGCAAGAGAGCGAGGCGGGCAGCGAGCCGTCAGCTGGGCTATCGATATCGCCTGGTATGCGTTGATCGCCGTCATTGGTGCCTGGAGTATCTGGGATGCGGTTTCTTATCTCAGCCAGACGCTCTCCTGGGCCGACGTCTGGATCGCCTTCGCCGGCGGGTTCGTGACGCTCATTCGCGTTGTCGTTCTTATTGCGGTCGCCAGTGTCATCTGGGTTCCGATCGGCGTCTGGATCGGCCTGCGTCCCGCTGTTGCCGAGCGCGTCCAGCCTCTGGCGCAGTTCCTGGCGGCCTTTCCGGCAAACGTGCTCTTTCCCGTTGCGGTGGTTGCCATCGTTGCGACGGGCGCCAGCCCGAACATCTGGCTGTCACCGCTGATGGTCCTCGGCACACAATGGTACATCCTGTTCAACGTGATTGCCGGTGCGAGTGCATTTCCTACCGATCTGCGGGAGGCATCCTCGGTCTACCGGCTGCGCTCATGGGCATGGTGGCGGCGCGTGATGCTGCCGGGAATATTCCCTTACTACATCACGGGTGCATTGACGGCGTCCGGCGGCTCATGGAACGCGAGCATCGTTGCTGAACTGGCGAGCTGGGGCAACACGAAACTGGAAGCCTTCGGGCTTGGATCATACATCGCGAAGGCGACGGAAGCAGGCGATTTTCCGCGGGTCATCCTCGGCATCGTTGTCATGTCGATCTTCGTGACGCTCTTCAACAGAACGCTCTGGCGGCCGCTCTACGTCTTCGCCGAACGCCGCATGCGTCTCGATTAA